Proteins from one Vespa crabro chromosome 11, iyVesCrab1.2, whole genome shotgun sequence genomic window:
- the LOC124427819 gene encoding alpha-1,2-mannosyltransferase ALG9 has protein sequence MAPNQRQRQLFYSKKDLRKINGRRFSKSEESDIGLVYPGVDTAFKLILSARFCSAIWCHITDCDETYNYWEPSHYLLYGIGQQTWEYSPEYALRSYTYLLIHMVPAKLYHYLLEPNPVLIFYFIRCLLSVGCALSEVYFYKNVCREFGVHIARLTLVFLILSSGMYISSSAFLPSSFSMYLSTVAIAAWYGRQYEFAIFATAISSLLGWPFASLLGLPIAIEMLFHRQEWSKFIKWVFISAFVILAPMIWIDSIYYGRFVLAPLNIIMYNVFTSHGPDIYGTEPFSYYIANGFLNFNFIFIGALIAPFGLFLVWLVIPAKPRERLCLPYWYSLAPLYLWFVVFFLQSHKEERFLFPVYPMICLTGAISVDVLQKLYFFIRTKFCPLHIGCHYSQYTAHIMTVAIIVCGLFGFSRTLALYKGYYAPMEIMIETNKLGSEGGILSDGNINFCVGKEWHRFPNSFFFPSNNWKLQYLKSEFKGELPQPYSDHENATSIIQPHFNDLNKEEPSRYIPVEKCHFLLDLDVGTNTDLEPNYSKMPDQFIVLKSSKFLDASKSHPFFRAFYIPFVSYKYCTYGSYNLLQSSKLISTVPLLGKINTKAS, from the exons ATGGCGCCTAATCAACGTCAACGTCAACTGTTTTATTCAAAAAAGGATTTAAGAAAGATCAATGGCAGAAGATTTTCAAA atcaGAAGAATCAGACATTGGACTTGTATATCCAGGCGTAGATACagcatttaaattaattttatctgcAAGATTTTGTTCAGCTATATGGTGTCATATAACAGACTGTGATGAAACTTATAATTATTGGGAACCA aGTCATTACTTGCTTTATGGTATCGGTCAACAAACATGGGAATATAGTCCTGAATATGCATTGAGATCATATACTTATCTATTAATACATATGGTACCAGCAAagctttatcattatttattagaaccaaatccagttttaatattttacttcaTACGATGTCTTTTATCTGTGGGTTGTGCTTTATCAGAAGTATATTTTTACAA aaATGTATGCCGTGAATTTGGAGTTCATATTGCAAGGCTTACACTcgtatttcttattcttagtTCAGGCATGTATATCTCCAGCTCTGCTTTCTTACCATCATCCTTTTCAAT GTACTTAAGTACAGTTGCTATAGCAGCTTGGTATGGTCGACAATATGAATTTGCTATTTTTGCCACGGCTATATCTTCCTTATTAGGATGGCCGTTTGCATCATTACTTGG GTTACCAATTGCCATAGAAATGTTATTCCATAGACAAGAATGGagcaaatttataaaatgggTGTTTATTTCTGCTTTTGTAATACTAGCACCAATGATTTGGATCGATTCAATATACTATGGCAGATTTGTCCTTGCAccattaaatatcataatgtATAATGTTTTCACTTCTCATGGACCTGATATTTATGGCACAGAACCATTTAGCTATTACATCGCCAAtggatttttaaattttaactttatttttattggtgcATTAATTGCTCCATTTGGATTA TTTTTAGTTTGGCTTGTGATACCAGCTAAACCAAGAGAACGATTATGCTTACCTTACTGGTATTCATTGGCTCCATTGTATCTTTGGTTCGTAGTATTTTTTCTACAATCTCACAAG gaagaaagatttttattccCTGTATATCCAATGATTTGCTTAACTGGTGCAATATCGGTTGATGTTTTGcaaaagttatatttttttatcagaaCAAAATTTTGTCCATTACATATTGGATGCCACTATTCTCAATACACTGCCCATATCATGACTGTAGCCATTATTGTCTGTGGTCTTTTTGGTTTCTCTAGAACTCTTGCTTTGTATAAAg GATATTATGCTCCAATGGAAATTATGATTGAAACAAATAAACTTGGGTCGGAAGGAGGAATATTGAGTGATggcaatattaatttttgcgTTGGTAAAGAATGGCATCGCTTTCctaatagtttctttttcccatcaaataa TTGGAAACTTCAGTATCTAAAATCAGAATTTAAAGGAGAATTACCTCAGCCTTATTCAGATCATGAAAATGCAACAAGTATCATTCAACCtcatttcaatgatttaaataaagaagaaccGTCTCGCTAT atACCAGTGGAGAAGTGCCATTTCTTATTAGATCTTGATGTCGGTACAAATACAGATTTAGAACCAAATTACTCTAAAATGCCTGATCAATTCATTGTATTAAAATCTTCTAAATTTCTAGATGCATCTAA ATCACATCCTTTCTTTAGAGCATTTTATATACCATTcgtatcatataaatattgtacatatggttcatataatttattacagaGTAGTAAGCTTATTTCAACTGTTCCATTAttgggaaaaataaatactaaggcttcttga
- the LOC124427820 gene encoding uncharacterized protein LOC124427820 isoform X3, whose amino-acid sequence MYYTMSSWTERMHRRAATLGNVVTSCGHTSSVPPYPRRLEKVKFGVPLDEVCKNDIPGPLLVLILKLNKEAPLRKDVFRAPGHQGNMKKLIHFLQTGRLVNMDNFSVYTIASVLKKFLRKIPGGVFGKEREQQLFTVIQLDSMEQQRDQIHRLITSLPVYTQRLLVLLFGTFRVVAVNSERACTGMSSEALGVSVAPSFFQSCVSDGKTAKMEDVLRFKVATCVMKFMIDNFGVSNLFGRENYEFYARITGRILKVEEDWIFSFRYPPDTLVSRQLSLEAEKTWLQYECERWGLKFNLESMSHQEESQSTPALIHVPQTLDLTSSLGIIPENTLLESYTRLSVSLEENGLFQASSRSSSNGSHHSRHAGITLDELRAINRYAESTKSLSYLPQVHERQTARMRTRSEWFLTPVGEILAATDSDPTAMHVLRGSNRSSSGNIAGGLSASAESVKRPSLRRTSSRDKTRIHRSSTRRNKENGAKGRSIDACKSRSMETIKTKTVRVAIDQPVEKMLKSSRDVIKEIGNEERIEVHTSDVPIGPQDCTEMDVQSFHVTLTYKPRI is encoded by the exons ATGTATTATACAATGAGCAGCTGGACAGAAAGAATGCATCGTCGAGCAGCTACACTGGGTAATGTGGTAACAAGTTGTGGACATACATCTTCTGTACCACCGTATCCAAGACGTTTAGAAAA AGTTAAGTTTGGAGTACCCTTAGATGAAGTATGCAAAAATGATATACCTGGTCCATTATTG gtactgatattgaaattaaataaagaagcTCCATTAAGGAAAGATGTTTTTAGAGCACCAGGCCATCAGGGTAATATGAAAAAGCTTATTCATTTTCTACAGACTGGACGTTTAGTCAATATGGACAACTTCAGTGTTTATACAATAGCGAGTGttctaaaaaaatttctacgtAAAATACCTGGTGGTGTTtttggaaaggaaagagaacaaCAATTATTTACTGTTATTCAATTGGATAGCATGGAACAGCAAAGAGATCAAATTCATAG ATTAATTACTTCTTTACCAGTGTATACACAAcgtttgttagtattattatttggaaCATTCAGGGTTGTAGCAGTAAATAGTGAAAGAGCTTGCACAGGAATGTCTAGTGAAGCATTAGGTGTATCTGTAGCACCTTCATTTTTTCAAAGTTGTGTGAGTGATGGAAAAACTGCTAAAATGGAGGATGTTCTCAGATTTAAG gTTGCCACCTGTGtaatgaaatttatgataGATAATTTTGGAGTTTCTAATTTGTTTGGAAGAGAGAATTACGAATTTTATGCGCGTATTACTGGAAGAATATTGAAAGTAGAAGAGGATTGGATTTTCAGTTTTCGATATCCTCCGGATACTTTAGTATCTA GACAACTCTCTCTTGAAGCTGAAAAGACTTGGCTGCAATATGAATGTGAAAGGTGGGGACTAAAATTTAATCTAGAAT CTATGTCACATCAGGAAGAATCGCAGTCGACACCAGCCTTAATTCATGTACCGCAAACTCTTGATCTTACATCTTCATTAGGAATAATTCCTGAAAATACATTGTTAGAAAGCTATACACGTTTATCAGTAAGCTTGGAAGAAAATGGTCTGTTTCAG GCATCCAGTCGATCATCAAGTAATGGTAGTCATCATTCTCGACATGCAGGAATAACACTAGACGAACTTCGAGCAATCAATCGTTATGCAGAAAGTACTAAAAGTCTTAGTTATCTACCACAG gTACATGAAAGACAAACAGCACGTATGCGAACAAGATCAGAATGGTTTTTGACACCTGTGGGAGAAATATTAGCTGCTACTGATAGTGATCCTACAGCAATGCATGTGCTTCGTGGTTCAAATAGGTCATCATCTGGGAATATTG CAGGAGGTTTAAGTGCTAGTGCTGAATCAGTTAAACGTCCAAGTTTACGAAGAACATCTTCAAGAGATAAAACACGTATTCATCGTAGTTCAACtcgtagaaataaagaaaacgggGCTAAAGGACGTTCTATTGATGCATGTAAGTCACGATCAATGGAAACTATTAAAACTAAAACTGTCAGAGTCGCAATAGATCAACCAGTggaaaaaatgttgaaaagtaGTCGAGAtgtaatcaaagaaattggaaATGAGGAACGTATAGAGGTACATACTAGCGATGTTCCCATTGGACCACAAGATTGCACTGAAATGGATGTACAAAGTTTCCACGTTACATTAACGTACAAGccaagaatataa
- the LOC124427820 gene encoding uncharacterized protein LOC124427820 isoform X2, with amino-acid sequence MYYTMSSWTERMHRRAATLGNVVTSCGHTSSVPPYPRRLEKVKFGVPLDEVCKNDIPGPLLVLILKLNKEAPLRKDVFRAPGHQGNMKKLIHFLQTGRLVNMDNFSVYTIASVLKKFLRKIPGGVFGKEREQQLFTVIQLDSMEQQRDQIHRLITSLPVYTQRLLVLLFGTFRVVAVNSERACTGMSSEALGVSVAPSFFQSCVSDGKTAKMEDVLRFKAEVSVATCVMKFMIDNFGVSNLFGRENYEFYARITGRILKVEEDWIFSFRYPPDTLVSRQLSLEAEKTWLQYECERWGLKFNLESMSHQEESQSTPALIHVPQTLDLTSSLGIIPENTLLESYTRLSVSLEENGLFQASSRSSSNGSHHSRHAGITLDELRAINRYAESTKSLSYLPQVHERQTARMRTRSEWFLTPVGEILAATDSDPTAMHVLRGSNRSSSGNIGGLSASAESVKRPSLRRTSSRDKTRIHRSSTRRNKENGAKGRSIDACKSRSMETIKTKTVRVAIDQPVEKMLKSSRDVIKEIGNEERIEVHTSDVPIGPQDCTEMDVQSFHVTLTYKPRI; translated from the exons ATGTATTATACAATGAGCAGCTGGACAGAAAGAATGCATCGTCGAGCAGCTACACTGGGTAATGTGGTAACAAGTTGTGGACATACATCTTCTGTACCACCGTATCCAAGACGTTTAGAAAA AGTTAAGTTTGGAGTACCCTTAGATGAAGTATGCAAAAATGATATACCTGGTCCATTATTG gtactgatattgaaattaaataaagaagcTCCATTAAGGAAAGATGTTTTTAGAGCACCAGGCCATCAGGGTAATATGAAAAAGCTTATTCATTTTCTACAGACTGGACGTTTAGTCAATATGGACAACTTCAGTGTTTATACAATAGCGAGTGttctaaaaaaatttctacgtAAAATACCTGGTGGTGTTtttggaaaggaaagagaacaaCAATTATTTACTGTTATTCAATTGGATAGCATGGAACAGCAAAGAGATCAAATTCATAG ATTAATTACTTCTTTACCAGTGTATACACAAcgtttgttagtattattatttggaaCATTCAGGGTTGTAGCAGTAAATAGTGAAAGAGCTTGCACAGGAATGTCTAGTGAAGCATTAGGTGTATCTGTAGCACCTTCATTTTTTCAAAGTTGTGTGAGTGATGGAAAAACTGCTAAAATGGAGGATGTTCTCAGATTTAAG GCGGAGGTCTCA gTTGCCACCTGTGtaatgaaatttatgataGATAATTTTGGAGTTTCTAATTTGTTTGGAAGAGAGAATTACGAATTTTATGCGCGTATTACTGGAAGAATATTGAAAGTAGAAGAGGATTGGATTTTCAGTTTTCGATATCCTCCGGATACTTTAGTATCTA GACAACTCTCTCTTGAAGCTGAAAAGACTTGGCTGCAATATGAATGTGAAAGGTGGGGACTAAAATTTAATCTAGAAT CTATGTCACATCAGGAAGAATCGCAGTCGACACCAGCCTTAATTCATGTACCGCAAACTCTTGATCTTACATCTTCATTAGGAATAATTCCTGAAAATACATTGTTAGAAAGCTATACACGTTTATCAGTAAGCTTGGAAGAAAATGGTCTGTTTCAG GCATCCAGTCGATCATCAAGTAATGGTAGTCATCATTCTCGACATGCAGGAATAACACTAGACGAACTTCGAGCAATCAATCGTTATGCAGAAAGTACTAAAAGTCTTAGTTATCTACCACAG gTACATGAAAGACAAACAGCACGTATGCGAACAAGATCAGAATGGTTTTTGACACCTGTGGGAGAAATATTAGCTGCTACTGATAGTGATCCTACAGCAATGCATGTGCTTCGTGGTTCAAATAGGTCATCATCTGGGAATATTG GAGGTTTAAGTGCTAGTGCTGAATCAGTTAAACGTCCAAGTTTACGAAGAACATCTTCAAGAGATAAAACACGTATTCATCGTAGTTCAACtcgtagaaataaagaaaacgggGCTAAAGGACGTTCTATTGATGCATGTAAGTCACGATCAATGGAAACTATTAAAACTAAAACTGTCAGAGTCGCAATAGATCAACCAGTggaaaaaatgttgaaaagtaGTCGAGAtgtaatcaaagaaattggaaATGAGGAACGTATAGAGGTACATACTAGCGATGTTCCCATTGGACCACAAGATTGCACTGAAATGGATGTACAAAGTTTCCACGTTACATTAACGTACAAGccaagaatataa
- the LOC124427820 gene encoding uncharacterized protein LOC124427820 isoform X1: MYYTMSSWTERMHRRAATLGNVVTSCGHTSSVPPYPRRLEKVKFGVPLDEVCKNDIPGPLLVLILKLNKEAPLRKDVFRAPGHQGNMKKLIHFLQTGRLVNMDNFSVYTIASVLKKFLRKIPGGVFGKEREQQLFTVIQLDSMEQQRDQIHRLITSLPVYTQRLLVLLFGTFRVVAVNSERACTGMSSEALGVSVAPSFFQSCVSDGKTAKMEDVLRFKAEVSVATCVMKFMIDNFGVSNLFGRENYEFYARITGRILKVEEDWIFSFRYPPDTLVSRQLSLEAEKTWLQYECERWGLKFNLESMSHQEESQSTPALIHVPQTLDLTSSLGIIPENTLLESYTRLSVSLEENGLFQASSRSSSNGSHHSRHAGITLDELRAINRYAESTKSLSYLPQVHERQTARMRTRSEWFLTPVGEILAATDSDPTAMHVLRGSNRSSSGNIAGGLSASAESVKRPSLRRTSSRDKTRIHRSSTRRNKENGAKGRSIDACKSRSMETIKTKTVRVAIDQPVEKMLKSSRDVIKEIGNEERIEVHTSDVPIGPQDCTEMDVQSFHVTLTYKPRI; this comes from the exons ATGTATTATACAATGAGCAGCTGGACAGAAAGAATGCATCGTCGAGCAGCTACACTGGGTAATGTGGTAACAAGTTGTGGACATACATCTTCTGTACCACCGTATCCAAGACGTTTAGAAAA AGTTAAGTTTGGAGTACCCTTAGATGAAGTATGCAAAAATGATATACCTGGTCCATTATTG gtactgatattgaaattaaataaagaagcTCCATTAAGGAAAGATGTTTTTAGAGCACCAGGCCATCAGGGTAATATGAAAAAGCTTATTCATTTTCTACAGACTGGACGTTTAGTCAATATGGACAACTTCAGTGTTTATACAATAGCGAGTGttctaaaaaaatttctacgtAAAATACCTGGTGGTGTTtttggaaaggaaagagaacaaCAATTATTTACTGTTATTCAATTGGATAGCATGGAACAGCAAAGAGATCAAATTCATAG ATTAATTACTTCTTTACCAGTGTATACACAAcgtttgttagtattattatttggaaCATTCAGGGTTGTAGCAGTAAATAGTGAAAGAGCTTGCACAGGAATGTCTAGTGAAGCATTAGGTGTATCTGTAGCACCTTCATTTTTTCAAAGTTGTGTGAGTGATGGAAAAACTGCTAAAATGGAGGATGTTCTCAGATTTAAG GCGGAGGTCTCA gTTGCCACCTGTGtaatgaaatttatgataGATAATTTTGGAGTTTCTAATTTGTTTGGAAGAGAGAATTACGAATTTTATGCGCGTATTACTGGAAGAATATTGAAAGTAGAAGAGGATTGGATTTTCAGTTTTCGATATCCTCCGGATACTTTAGTATCTA GACAACTCTCTCTTGAAGCTGAAAAGACTTGGCTGCAATATGAATGTGAAAGGTGGGGACTAAAATTTAATCTAGAAT CTATGTCACATCAGGAAGAATCGCAGTCGACACCAGCCTTAATTCATGTACCGCAAACTCTTGATCTTACATCTTCATTAGGAATAATTCCTGAAAATACATTGTTAGAAAGCTATACACGTTTATCAGTAAGCTTGGAAGAAAATGGTCTGTTTCAG GCATCCAGTCGATCATCAAGTAATGGTAGTCATCATTCTCGACATGCAGGAATAACACTAGACGAACTTCGAGCAATCAATCGTTATGCAGAAAGTACTAAAAGTCTTAGTTATCTACCACAG gTACATGAAAGACAAACAGCACGTATGCGAACAAGATCAGAATGGTTTTTGACACCTGTGGGAGAAATATTAGCTGCTACTGATAGTGATCCTACAGCAATGCATGTGCTTCGTGGTTCAAATAGGTCATCATCTGGGAATATTG CAGGAGGTTTAAGTGCTAGTGCTGAATCAGTTAAACGTCCAAGTTTACGAAGAACATCTTCAAGAGATAAAACACGTATTCATCGTAGTTCAACtcgtagaaataaagaaaacgggGCTAAAGGACGTTCTATTGATGCATGTAAGTCACGATCAATGGAAACTATTAAAACTAAAACTGTCAGAGTCGCAATAGATCAACCAGTggaaaaaatgttgaaaagtaGTCGAGAtgtaatcaaagaaattggaaATGAGGAACGTATAGAGGTACATACTAGCGATGTTCCCATTGGACCACAAGATTGCACTGAAATGGATGTACAAAGTTTCCACGTTACATTAACGTACAAGccaagaatataa